Proteins encoded by one window of Lathyrus oleraceus cultivar Zhongwan6 chromosome 1, CAAS_Psat_ZW6_1.0, whole genome shotgun sequence:
- the LOC127079580 gene encoding protein NONRESPONDING TO OXYLIPINS 2, mitochondrial: MASSQCTRRLFSISSFKSALRPTTNASPSITPHRRFSPFIRNCVYQLGSVQSLLPLHNTVATCRMVSNLSVDSRNCHDVSQVTLSCNHPGP, translated from the exons ATGGCTTCTTCTCAATGCACTCGACGTCTTTTCTCCATCTCTTCCTTCAAATCAGCTCTCAGACCCACCACTAACGCTTCTCCTTCGATTACCCCTCACCGTCGATTCTCACCCTTTATCAG AAATTGTGTATACCAGCTTGGGAGTGTGCAATCACTTTTGCCTCTTCACAATACAGTAGCAACTTGTAGAATGGTGTCAAATCTTAGCGTTGATTCAAGGAATTGTCATGATGTTTCACAGGTTACTCTTTCTTGCAACCATCCTGGACCCTAG
- the LOC127114270 gene encoding uncharacterized protein LOC127114270: MSAKLTFLLLCLSECLDCSEPTEVNAKLAAAEEALSLSVWTTSTTCRVLSLDTLLALLTGVLLEKQVVIVCPNLGVLSAVVLSLIPMIRPFQWQSLLLPVLPAKMIDFLDAPVPYIVGIQHKPDDLYIKTSNLVEVNVMQNQVKMCHLPRLPRQRDLVSQLTPIHARLSSESYIAKKHPIHRCNEIQAEIATQFLNVIWHYLESLCSKLKSHTITSVQSNHDRVT, encoded by the exons ATGTCAGCTAAATTGACGTTT TTGCTACTCTGTCTTTCCGAGTGTTTAGATTGTTCTGAACCAACTGAG GTCAATGCAAAGTTGGCAGCTGCTGAGGAAGCCCTTTCACTATCAGTATGGACAACGTCAACTACTTGTCGAGTTCTATCCCTTGATACT TTGCTGGCATTACTTACAGGAGTGTTATTGGAAAAACAGGTTGTAATAGTGTGCCCAAATTTG GGTGTTCTATCTGCAGTAGTGCTTTCTCTTATACCCATGATTCGTCCATTTCAGTGGCAGAGTTTACTGCTCCCG GTTTTGCCAGCAAAAATGATTGATTTTCTTGACGCCCCAGTTCCATATATT GTTGGCATACAACATAAACCTGATGATTTGTATATTAAAACTAGTAATCTTGTTGAAGTTAATGTAATGCAAAATCAG GTTAAAATGTGTCATTTGCCTAGACTTCCACGGCAAAGAGATCTTGTTTCTCAGTTAACTCCAATTCATGCCAGACTTTCAAGTGAAAGTTATATTGCAAAAAAGCATCCTATACATAGGTGCAACGAAATCCAG GCTGAAATTGCAACTCAGTTTTTGAATGTCATATGGCACTATTTGGAGTCACTTTGTTCGAAATTGAAATCGCATACGATAACTAGTGTGCAATCAAATCACGACAGGGTAACATAA